A region of Fimbriimonadaceae bacterium DNA encodes the following proteins:
- the sfrB gene encoding NADPH-Fe(3+) oxidoreductase subunit beta produces MRRTDQRGPDYYHKVVDCQWACPAHTNVPEYIRLIAQGRFSDAYILNRNSNVFPGILGRTCDRPCEPACRRTRVDGQPVAICRLKRVAADHKGDVRSRIPGPPTSKNGKKIALIGAGPASLTVANDLAPLGYDLTIFEKGPRPGGLMRINIPAFRLPEEVLDEEIGYIVDQGVTMKYDTPVTSLKEMVDSKEFDAVFVGSGAPKGKELELPGRHDTDQIFIGIEWLESIHFGHIDSVGKRVLIIGVGNTAMDCCRSAKRLGATEVKVIARKTRKYFKASPWELEDAEEELVEILENLSPVQFVVENGKLTGMEFEKFTSREEDGKLIQDPAGRVTIPCDTVVLAIGQENAFPWIERDIGLEFDKWDMPVVDRTTFMSTRDGVFFGGDAAFGPANIIWAVEHGHQAAISIHQYCTGKPVSDRPPHGQTLVSTKMGLHEWSYSNYYDGAKRQKMIHIELPERFADMTAEVEKGFTAEQTRQEVERCLNCDVQTHFTDSLCIECDACIDICPTDCLTITANADEAELRQNLTAPAENLEQGLFVSDALKQTSRVMVKDENLCLHCGLCAERCPTYAWDMRRFVLHLPYAGEPVPPETLPTPEPAIS; encoded by the coding sequence ATGCGACGGACGGATCAGAGAGGTCCGGACTATTACCATAAGGTCGTCGATTGTCAGTGGGCGTGTCCCGCACATACGAACGTGCCGGAATACATCCGACTTATCGCCCAAGGTCGATTCAGCGACGCCTACATCCTTAATCGAAACTCGAACGTTTTTCCCGGCATTTTGGGGCGAACCTGCGACCGACCTTGCGAGCCGGCATGCCGAAGAACTCGCGTCGATGGACAGCCCGTTGCCATTTGCCGCCTCAAGCGCGTCGCTGCCGATCACAAGGGCGATGTTCGCAGCCGCATCCCGGGTCCCCCGACGAGCAAGAACGGTAAGAAGATCGCCTTAATCGGCGCCGGACCGGCCTCCCTCACCGTCGCCAATGATCTTGCGCCTCTGGGTTACGACCTTACGATCTTCGAGAAGGGACCCAGACCTGGCGGGCTGATGCGGATCAACATCCCCGCCTTCCGCTTGCCTGAGGAAGTCCTGGACGAGGAGATCGGCTACATCGTCGATCAAGGCGTCACGATGAAGTACGACACGCCGGTAACCAGTCTGAAGGAGATGGTCGACTCGAAGGAATTCGATGCCGTCTTTGTGGGGAGCGGCGCCCCGAAGGGCAAGGAACTCGAACTCCCCGGCAGACATGACACCGACCAGATTTTCATCGGCATCGAGTGGCTTGAGTCCATCCACTTCGGCCACATCGACAGCGTTGGCAAACGAGTGCTGATCATCGGCGTTGGAAACACGGCGATGGACTGCTGTCGGTCGGCAAAGCGCCTCGGCGCGACCGAAGTCAAAGTCATTGCCCGCAAGACCCGCAAGTACTTCAAGGCGTCGCCATGGGAATTGGAGGACGCGGAAGAGGAACTCGTCGAGATTCTCGAAAACCTGTCGCCGGTCCAGTTTGTCGTGGAGAACGGCAAGCTCACGGGCATGGAGTTCGAGAAGTTCACTTCGCGCGAGGAAGATGGCAAGCTCATCCAGGATCCAGCCGGCCGGGTGACGATTCCCTGCGATACGGTGGTGCTAGCGATCGGGCAGGAAAACGCATTTCCCTGGATCGAGCGCGACATCGGACTTGAGTTCGACAAATGGGATATGCCGGTGGTGGACCGCACCACGTTCATGTCCACGCGGGACGGCGTGTTCTTCGGCGGTGATGCCGCGTTCGGTCCCGCCAATATCATCTGGGCGGTGGAGCATGGCCACCAGGCTGCGATTTCCATCCACCAGTACTGCACCGGCAAGCCCGTTTCCGACCGTCCACCCCACGGCCAGACCCTCGTCAGCACCAAGATGGGCCTTCACGAGTGGTCGTACAGCAACTATTACGACGGCGCCAAGCGCCAGAAGATGATCCACATCGAGCTGCCCGAGCGCTTCGCCGATATGACTGCCGAGGTCGAGAAGGGCTTCACCGCGGAGCAGACGCGGCAGGAGGTCGAGCGCTGCCTGAACTGCGACGTGCAGACGCACTTCACCGACTCCCTTTGCATCGAGTGCGACGCCTGCATCGACATTTGTCCCACGGACTGCCTGACAATTACCGCGAACGCGGATGAGGCTGAGCTCCGCCAGAATCTAACTGCGCCTGCGGAGAACCTGGAACAGGGGCTCTTCGTCTCCGACGCCCTCAAGCAGACCAGCCGCGTGATGGTGAAAGACGAGAATCTGTGCCTCCACTGCGGTCTCTGCGCCGAGCGGTGCCCCACCTATGCCTGGGACATGCGCCGTTTCGTGCTGCACTTGCCTTATGCGGGTGAACCCGTCCCTCCGGAGACCCTTCCTACCCCCGAACCTGCGATTTCATGA
- the icd_1 gene encoding Isocitrate dehydrogenase [NADP]: protein MATKVCLIRGDGTGPELVAAVEQIIKAAGVEIDWIEVEAGLKCIEAGKSIVPEETIQKIKEIGVALKGPMTTPIGKGSVSPNVTLRKRLDLYACVRPVKAMPGVPTPFDGLDMVIFRENTEDLYAQIEYMSTPHVAQSVKIISDFGSERIIRAAFEYARKNGRKKVVGVHKANIMKIADGLFLRVFNRVKEDYPEIESWDNIVDNQCMQLVNRWKLYDVLVMPNLYGDIVSDLAAGMMGGLGVAPGANYGKNCALFEAVHGSAPKYTGMNKVNPTALLLSATLMLDHIGESAARTHIEGALYTTLGKGIKTYDLGGDATTSGFADAICSEMRA from the coding sequence ATGGCGACCAAAGTGTGCCTCATTCGCGGCGACGGCACGGGCCCGGAGCTCGTGGCCGCCGTCGAACAGATCATCAAAGCTGCCGGCGTCGAGATCGATTGGATCGAGGTCGAGGCCGGACTCAAGTGCATTGAAGCCGGCAAGTCGATCGTTCCCGAGGAAACGATCCAGAAGATCAAGGAGATCGGGGTCGCCCTGAAGGGTCCGATGACAACGCCGATCGGCAAGGGCAGCGTCAGTCCGAACGTTACGCTTCGAAAGCGGCTGGACTTGTATGCCTGCGTGCGGCCGGTAAAGGCAATGCCGGGCGTGCCTACCCCGTTCGACGGCCTCGACATGGTGATCTTCCGTGAGAACACCGAGGATCTCTATGCCCAGATCGAGTACATGAGCACGCCTCATGTGGCACAGAGCGTGAAGATCATCAGCGATTTTGGATCCGAGCGAATCATCCGCGCCGCCTTCGAATATGCCCGTAAGAACGGTCGCAAGAAGGTGGTAGGGGTCCACAAGGCCAATATCATGAAGATCGCCGATGGCCTGTTCCTTCGCGTTTTCAACCGGGTGAAAGAGGACTACCCCGAGATCGAGTCTTGGGACAACATCGTCGACAACCAGTGCATGCAGCTCGTAAACCGCTGGAAGCTGTACGACGTTCTGGTGATGCCCAACCTCTATGGCGATATCGTCAGCGACCTTGCTGCCGGCATGATGGGTGGTCTTGGCGTTGCCCCGGGTGCGAACTACGGAAAGAACTGCGCGCTGTTCGAAGCCGTGCATGGATCCGCGCCGAAGTACACCGGCATGAACAAAGTGAACCCGACTGCGCTTCTGCTCTCGGCAACGCTCATGCTGGACCATATCGGCGAATCAGCGGCGAGAACCCATATCGAGGGCGCCCTCTACACCACGCTTGGCAAGGGAATCAAGACTTATGACCTTGGCGGCGATGCTACGACGTCCGGCTTTGCCGACGCCATTTGCAGCGAGATGAGGGCATAA
- the icd_2 gene encoding Isocitrate dehydrogenase [NADP] has protein sequence MMTLHGVDVYIWSDTTPDVPKNHGGFELKLISNRGTRIYPGPAPEMDLLDWPRCRFVSETEVTDADIDALVNHLTGLGFRWTKCQKLFREDGNNLYSEAY, from the coding sequence ATGATGACCCTGCATGGAGTGGACGTTTACATCTGGAGCGATACGACGCCCGATGTCCCCAAGAACCACGGCGGTTTTGAACTCAAATTGATTTCCAACCGCGGTACGCGTATCTATCCGGGCCCTGCGCCCGAAATGGATCTTCTCGACTGGCCGAGGTGCCGTTTTGTTTCGGAAACCGAAGTAACGGATGCCGACATCGATGCCTTGGTGAATCACCTCACCGGCCTTGGATTCCGCTGGACGAAGTGCCAGAAGCTCTTCCGTGAGGACGGCAACAACCTCTATTCGGAGGCCTACTAA
- the mshA_2 gene encoding D-inositol 3-phosphate glycosyltransferase, which produces MSQNSLRILQVVSSSATSGAERHALHLAKYLSEQGHHVEVICPESGFFADHIQELGVRAYPRQMRKYGYLQTIAFMRRMMREQKVDVVHTHLTRATYLGFLAGQMTKTPVVASVHVANHDNIYRLMARGRNRLIAVSSFVRGVLHGRGVPDRFIDVVYNGTDFHDFAPGDKTAVYSELQIPAERRLVGLVGRVCREKGQLLAVEAMPKLLSAHPEAHMMFVGRIEPEFEQELQEAIDDHGVRNRITLTGNRADVAQLIDACEFTAMPSQMETFGLAAIEAMARSRPVVASRVGGLTEVVLHEETGLLIDRTPEALAGAMNTMLDSPIRRQEMGDSGRRLVEEKFTMRQMISGLQGVYRKALAHSG; this is translated from the coding sequence GTGTCGCAAAATTCATTGCGAATTCTCCAAGTCGTGTCTAGTTCGGCTACTTCGGGTGCTGAGCGACACGCCTTACACTTAGCCAAGTATTTAAGCGAGCAGGGCCACCACGTTGAAGTGATCTGCCCGGAGTCTGGCTTTTTCGCCGATCACATTCAGGAACTCGGTGTCCGCGCTTATCCGCGCCAAATGCGGAAGTACGGCTACCTTCAGACCATCGCCTTCATGCGACGAATGATGCGCGAGCAGAAGGTCGATGTCGTGCATACCCACCTGACGCGAGCCACGTATCTCGGATTCCTGGCCGGCCAGATGACGAAGACGCCGGTGGTCGCCTCGGTTCACGTCGCCAACCACGACAACATCTACCGTCTGATGGCGCGCGGGAGAAATCGCCTGATCGCTGTCAGCAGCTTCGTACGCGGCGTTCTCCACGGTCGGGGCGTGCCCGATCGGTTTATCGACGTGGTTTACAACGGCACGGACTTCCATGACTTTGCGCCCGGAGACAAGACAGCGGTTTACTCCGAACTCCAGATCCCGGCCGAACGGCGGCTGGTCGGCCTCGTGGGCCGCGTATGCCGAGAGAAGGGGCAGCTGCTGGCCGTCGAGGCCATGCCGAAGCTCTTGAGCGCCCATCCCGAGGCTCACATGATGTTCGTGGGGCGGATCGAACCGGAATTCGAGCAAGAGCTCCAAGAGGCCATCGACGACCATGGCGTTCGAAACCGCATCACGCTGACCGGCAATCGCGCCGATGTCGCCCAATTAATCGACGCGTGTGAATTTACGGCCATGCCGTCCCAGATGGAAACCTTCGGCCTCGCGGCCATCGAAGCGATGGCGCGGAGCCGTCCGGTGGTGGCGTCGCGTGTCGGTGGTTTGACGGAGGTGGTGCTCCACGAGGAGACCGGATTGCTGATCGATCGAACTCCGGAAGCGCTCGCGGGCGCCATGAACACCATGTTGGACTCGCCAATCCGACGCCAGGAAATGGGCGATTCCGGGCGGCGGCTGGTGGAAGAAAAGTTCACGATGCGGCAGATGATTTCGGGTCTTCAGGGCGTTTACCGAAAGGCTCTGGCCCACAGCGGCTAG
- the ribF gene encoding Riboflavin biosynthesis protein RibF: MLTLYGLARVPEGIRSVVCIGTFDGVHLGHAEVIGTTVRLARERGLSAVVMTFDRHPMETLAPDRAPLVIASLSSDLKQIRGIGADISLVLAFDSALSELPAQTFFEDIMRGALGAEAVVMGHDFAFGHGREGTGEWLKSRIETVVVGPLLMEGERISSTAIRTAVSEGRVTDAATKLGRLFSLSGIIVRGNRIGSSIGFPTANLVVEPKQVIPGDGVYSGEASLGDASYLAAIGIGMRPTVGGSHRTIEAHLLDYRGGDLYGRHMELSFGMRLRDEAHFESLEALSAQMERDVALVRENAPGFPSVIRSR; encoded by the coding sequence GTGCTGACTCTGTACGGCTTGGCTCGGGTTCCGGAGGGCATCCGCAGCGTGGTCTGCATCGGAACGTTCGATGGGGTCCATCTCGGTCACGCCGAAGTGATCGGCACCACCGTACGACTGGCGAGGGAGCGCGGCCTTTCGGCGGTAGTGATGACTTTCGATCGGCACCCAATGGAAACGTTGGCACCGGACCGCGCGCCTCTGGTGATCGCATCTCTCTCATCGGACTTGAAGCAGATCCGGGGCATCGGCGCCGACATATCGCTGGTATTGGCGTTCGACTCGGCACTCAGCGAACTCCCTGCCCAGACGTTCTTTGAAGACATCATGCGAGGCGCCCTCGGGGCCGAAGCGGTGGTGATGGGACATGACTTCGCATTTGGACATGGCCGGGAGGGCACCGGAGAGTGGCTCAAGTCGCGGATTGAGACGGTTGTCGTTGGCCCGCTCCTTATGGAAGGCGAGCGCATCAGCAGCACGGCGATCAGAACGGCGGTTAGCGAAGGTCGAGTCACCGACGCGGCGACGAAGCTAGGTCGTTTGTTCTCCCTTTCCGGGATCATCGTTCGCGGCAACCGCATTGGCAGCAGCATCGGCTTTCCGACCGCCAACCTCGTCGTGGAGCCGAAGCAAGTCATCCCAGGTGACGGCGTTTACTCTGGCGAGGCTTCTCTTGGCGACGCAAGCTACCTTGCCGCCATTGGGATCGGAATGCGGCCTACCGTCGGTGGCTCCCACCGAACGATCGAGGCCCACTTATTGGACTACCGCGGTGGCGACCTTTATGGCCGGCACATGGAGCTTAGCTTCGGCATGCGCCTCCGGGATGAGGCTCACTTTGAATCACTGGAGGCGCTTTCCGCGCAGATGGAGCGAGATGTCGCCCTGGTCCGCGAGAACGCCCCTGGGTTTCCCAGCGTCATCAGGTCAAGGTGA
- the coaD gene encoding Phosphopantetheine adenylyltransferase codes for MRRLAVYPGSFDPPTLGHLDVVERAARLFDRVIIAVGVNSAKSPLLSEPERIAALEACTGHLENVGVDRFQGLLVEYVRSVGAQTIVRGLRATADFDYEFQIAMANRRLAGDIESVFLMTKWEHSFLSSSVVREVATLGGDFAQFVPEAVAEIVRQKLANVP; via the coding sequence ATGCGCCGCCTGGCCGTGTATCCGGGTTCCTTTGATCCGCCAACCCTTGGGCATCTCGACGTGGTCGAGCGGGCGGCAAGGCTGTTCGATCGCGTCATCATCGCCGTTGGCGTAAACAGCGCCAAATCTCCGCTCCTTTCGGAGCCGGAACGGATTGCCGCCCTCGAGGCCTGTACGGGTCATCTGGAAAATGTCGGCGTGGACCGTTTCCAAGGGCTGCTGGTCGAGTACGTGCGGTCCGTCGGGGCGCAAACCATTGTCAGGGGGCTCAGGGCAACCGCCGACTTCGACTACGAGTTCCAGATCGCGATGGCCAACCGTCGCCTGGCCGGCGACATCGAATCCGTCTTCCTGATGACCAAATGGGAGCATAGCTTCCTCAGCAGCAGCGTGGTCCGGGAGGTAGCGACGCTTGGCGGCGATTTCGCGCAGTTCGTGCCCGAAGCGGTCGCAGAAATCGTGAGACAAAAGCTGGCAAACGTACCGTAG
- the rtcA gene encoding RNA 3'-terminal phosphate cyclase encodes MASKTSSPVVINGSYGEGGSALVRTALQMSCLTQQPVRIETVRGATRKPGLTSEDLTVLKGLQQIVDADTEGDKVNAVVVEFAPRHRPHPRHLALRIADHEEGQVPGNALVVATSVAPILARSGGLSSVAVVGETYNTNALTYDYFERVTLAAWRRQGLYASSTQPMAGFGFAAQGEVCLEIEPSMTHPLRWTDRGSLLAVHALFAYSGLGAPIIERGLDHAGRLAKSAGIELETETIPVESRSSGVHLTLWASYQNAVGGATIMGARGVRIETLVQTGFDRLMEWMQTPATVDSFVVDQMLLPAICAEGSTKIKTSEVTRRLKTMLWVAKQFMPIHLTLRGEEGQPGELTIHKDEA; translated from the coding sequence GTGGCTAGCAAGACCAGCTCCCCGGTCGTGATCAATGGATCCTATGGGGAGGGTGGCAGTGCCTTGGTTCGGACCGCTCTGCAAATGTCCTGCCTGACGCAGCAGCCCGTTCGCATTGAGACGGTCCGCGGCGCTACCCGAAAACCTGGGCTCACCAGCGAAGACCTCACCGTTCTGAAAGGGCTCCAACAGATCGTGGATGCCGACACCGAAGGGGATAAGGTCAATGCGGTCGTGGTGGAGTTCGCGCCACGCCACCGGCCCCATCCGAGGCATTTGGCTCTGCGGATCGCCGACCACGAGGAGGGCCAAGTACCAGGCAATGCGCTGGTCGTGGCGACGTCGGTAGCGCCCATCCTTGCTCGATCGGGCGGCCTCTCGTCGGTGGCAGTCGTCGGGGAAACGTACAATACCAATGCCCTGACATATGACTATTTCGAGCGGGTGACGTTGGCAGCATGGCGACGCCAGGGTCTGTACGCTTCCTCCACCCAGCCTATGGCCGGGTTTGGTTTTGCCGCCCAGGGGGAGGTCTGTCTCGAAATCGAGCCAAGTATGACCCACCCGCTGCGGTGGACTGACCGAGGCTCCTTGTTGGCGGTTCATGCGTTGTTCGCCTATTCGGGGCTGGGGGCCCCAATCATCGAGCGTGGTCTTGATCACGCGGGCCGCTTGGCAAAATCGGCCGGAATCGAGCTGGAGACCGAGACGATTCCCGTCGAGTCCAGATCGTCGGGAGTTCACCTGACGCTATGGGCCAGTTACCAAAACGCGGTGGGTGGCGCGACCATCATGGGCGCCCGGGGCGTCCGTATCGAGACCCTCGTCCAGACCGGATTCGATCGGTTGATGGAGTGGATGCAGACGCCGGCCACCGTTGACTCGTTTGTCGTTGACCAGATGCTGCTGCCCGCCATCTGCGCCGAAGGCTCCACAAAAATCAAGACTTCCGAAGTCACTCGGCGACTGAAAACGATGCTCTGGGTAGCCAAGCAGTTTATGCCGATCCACCTGACCCTCCGCGGTGAAGAAGGCCAGCCCGGAGAACTGACGATTCACAAAGACGAAGCCTGA
- the efp gene encoding Elongation factor P → MAIFIDGDVYQIVEFQHVKPGKGGAFVRTRLKKMKTGAVLEKTFRSGEKFDAAFVEKKKMQFLYRQGDELVLMDLDSYEQNQVPATHLGEGAKYLKEEAEVVALDVNGEVLGYDLPPFVELEITETDPGFKGDTVSGSTKPATLETGAVVLVPFHLKVGDVIKIDTRTDTYLERVNRK, encoded by the coding sequence ATGGCCATCTTCATTGATGGCGATGTCTATCAAATTGTAGAATTTCAGCACGTTAAACCTGGAAAAGGCGGCGCCTTTGTCCGCACCAGGCTGAAGAAAATGAAAACCGGCGCCGTCCTGGAAAAAACCTTCCGATCAGGCGAGAAGTTCGATGCCGCCTTTGTCGAAAAGAAGAAAATGCAATTTCTTTATCGCCAAGGCGACGAACTCGTGCTGATGGATCTGGACTCGTACGAACAGAACCAGGTACCGGCGACGCACCTCGGAGAAGGCGCCAAGTACCTCAAGGAGGAGGCCGAAGTCGTCGCACTCGACGTGAACGGCGAGGTCCTCGGATACGACTTGCCACCGTTTGTGGAGCTTGAGATCACGGAAACTGATCCAGGCTTCAAGGGAGACACCGTAAGCGGAAGCACCAAGCCGGCGACACTGGAGACTGGCGCAGTCGTGCTCGTGCCGTTCCACCTCAAGGTCGGGGATGTCATCAAGATTGATACACGAACCGATACGTACCTCGAGCGCGTCAACAGAAAGTAG